The Gemmobacter aquarius genome contains the following window.
CGCCTGCGGGCCGCAAACCCGCGGCATGGTCGACCGAGGCTTGCACCATGTCGAGAAACGGCACCTCGGTCGCGGCACGCACCACCGGCGCATAGTGGTGGGCCGTGTTGCACGGCATTGCCAGCGCCTCGGCTCCGCCAGCCACCAAGCGCCGCGCCATATCGGCCAGCACTGGCCCCGGATCGTCACCATGCCCTTCGATCAGGCGGCGGATGCGTGACGGGACTTGCGGGTTCTGGTCGACGATCAGCGGGATGTGGTCGGCGTCGTCCTGCGCCTGAACCGCGCCAAGCACCTTTTGCATCAGAAGGATCGTCGCCTCCGGCCCCATCCCGCCAAGGATGCCCACGCGCCGCATCATGCTACCCCTTTCCCGCTTTCGGGGATTGGCGTCTGCTGCGTAAAGCCAATGTCAAAGCGCGGGCGGACCATCGGTTCAGCCCACCGCCAGCGAAGTCTGGTCCTGTGCAAAGGATGCCACATAGCCGAACAGCGCGGCAGACCCGCCGGTGTGCAGGAAAACGACCCGTTCGCCCTTTTTGAACCGGCCGTTGCGGCAATAGTCGATCAGGCCCGCCGCCCCTTTGCCGGAATAGACCGGATCGAGCAGGATGCCTTCGAGTTGTGCGAACATGCGGATCGCTTCAAGCGTGTCGTCGCGCGGAATGCCGTAGCCCTGGCCTACATAGCTGCAGTCGGCCACCACATCGGCGCGGCTGACCACATCGGGGCAACCCAGCTTTTCGGCGGTCTTTCGGGCCAGGGCGAAGACGTTCTCTTCCTGCTTTTCCTTAGGCGCACGAACGCCGATACCGGTCAGCGGGATGCCGGCGTTGATCGCCTTGAGCCCCGTGATCAGGCCGGCTTGGGTGCCTGCCGATCCGGTCGCAGTGACGATATGGTCGATCAAAAGGCTGCGGTCGTTGGCTTGGCCCACCAATTCAAAGGCGCAGTTCACATAGCCAAGCGCCCCTGTCGCATTCGACCCGCCACCGGGGATAAGATAAACCTTGCGCCCTTCGCCGCGCAGCCGTTCCGCCACGGCCTCCATCTCGGCCTGCATGTCCATTCCGCCCGCCCGCTTTGACGTGGTAGCACCATGCAGGTGGTCAAGCAGGACGTTGCCGTTGCCGTTGTAATTGGCGTCATTCGAACCGGTGCGATCCTCTAGCAGGATATGGCAAGCCAGCCCCAGCTTGGCGGCAAACGCGGCCGTCTGGCGGGCGTGGTTCGATTGCGTGGCACCCTGGGTCATGACCGTATCGGCGCCTTGGGCCATCGCCTCGGCCATCAGGAATTCGAGTTTGCGGGTCTTGTTCCCGCCTGTCGAAAGGCCCGTGCAGTCGTCGCGCTTGATCCAGATTTCCGGCCCGCCCAGTTCTGCAGTCAGACGGTCAAGCCGCTCCAGAGGCGTCGGCAGATGCGCGAGGTGAACGCGGGGGAAGCGGGCGAGATGCATGGCCAGTCCTTGCTTAACTTGTGCGCTTAGACTGTCCCACAAGTTTTAACCCGTGACCAATTCCAAATTTGTCAGATATCATGCACTGATTGCAACTTGGCCAAGGCAGGGGTCCGATGCGTCTGGAATGGCTGGAAGACATCCTTGCGATTGCCGAAACCGGCTCGTTCAGCGGCGCGGCCGAGCGCAGACGGTTGACCCAATCGGCCTTTTCGCGTCGCGTCCAGCAGATCGAAGGGTATATCGGCGTCGAATTGTTCGACCGGGGCCACAAGCCCATCAGGATGCGGCCTACGACCTTGGCGCAAAGCGAACAGATCGCGCAGTTGACGCTTGGCCTGCGGCAACTGGTGGTGGACCTGCGGCGTGGCGAGCGGCTGTCGAGCAACAAGGTGGTGGTGGCGTGCCAGCATTCGCTGACGACCGTACGGCTGCCACAGCTGCTGCGGGACATGCCGGAACAGGCCGATGACGTCTATATACGCCTGCGATCGGCCAATCTTGACGAGTGCACGGGGCTGCTGCTGTCACGTCAGGCCGACATCGCCATCGTCTTTCGCCTGCCCAACGAGGCGGGCGATTTCAATGACGACTTCATCGAAGTCATCGTCATCGGATCGGATCGCTTTCTGCCGGTCTTCAACGCGCCGCTTGCCTTGGCGGGACAGGGCGGCCTGCGCGAGATACCGGCGATCGCCTATCCATCCGAAGTGTTTTTCGGTTCGGTTATGGAGCGGCGGATCCTGCCCCATCTCGATCCGGCGCATGTCTATGTTCCAAAGGTGGAAACCGCGCTGACGCTTGCCGCCGTCGAAATGGCTGCCGCAGGGGTCGGGGTCGCGTGGGTGCCTGCGTCGCTTGCCCGAGGGCATATCGAAGCGGGCAGGCTGATCGATCTGTCGTCCGCGCTTCCGGCCTGCGATCTGGACATCAGTGCCATGCGTCTGGAGGGAAGCGCGTCGCAGGCGGCAGAGGGGTTCTGGGAAAGGCTGCTAAAGGCCTAGCGGCCGACGTCACCCTGCCGCAACATGGCCTGCCCGATATTTGGCGTAGGCTTGGCGAAAGGCCAGGACGCGCGGCTTGGAAACGCGCTCTTCGTCGCCGGTAACAAGCTGCACGATGATCTGGCGGCTTTCGGCCTCGATTACCTCTTTCACCGCGGAATAGGCGATCCAGACCGAACGATTGATCTGCATGCCGAAAAGACCGCTGTGCAATTCTGCGACATCGGCCATTTTGGCGCGATGCAGGGCTTTGCCGGAACGGCTGGTGACGCCAAGGTAATGGTCCTCGGTGCGTACGACGAGAATGCTGGCAAGCGGCATTACGGCCGGACCGATACGCACCATCACGATCTCGGGCACGGTATCGGTTGCGCGCATGTCTTGAACCGGTTCGGCCGGTGGCGTGGCTTCCGGCTCGGGCAGGCGCGCGGCGGGGCGCGGCGGGTCGGGCAGCGGCGTGGGCACAGGGGATAGCGTGTCTGGCTTGCCGGTCTGGGCCAGCGGATGGGCATGCACGACATAGTTGGCGTGCAACAGGTCGACGAGAAGGACAACGATCACGTCGCGCGCCACGTATTGCAGCATGTCGGACGGCGCCTGCCAAGCCGCCCCGCCCGCATAGGTGGTTACAAGTTGAATCACGATTTCCGCAAAGACCGCCATCGGAATCAGAATGACCGGTGTATAGACTTGGACGATCAGCCGCCGCTTCAGCATGGCCGCGATGACCGGCGAGCAAAGGGCGATCCACAACAGCGCCGTCGCCGCGACGGCCGACCACAACAGGGCCATTCCCCAGCCGTCGAAGGCATTGAAATCGGGGCGGTGGTCCAGCAATGCGAAGATGAAGATCACCACTGCGAAGAAGCGCAGGAACACCGGATGCAGCACATAATCGGCAAGCGAATCGGCGGTTACCCAGAAGGTCGTTCCCTCTGTCGATCTGACGCGGACGCCGCGAAAATTGTTTCCAGCCCGATATTGCACAGCGAAAACCCCTTAAAACACTTAATTCGCACCATCTGGATGCGGTGTCGCAAACAACGATTCAACTGCAACCTGAACCGCTGTTGCCACTATCCTGCCACATTGCAGAAATCGCTACGTTTGCGAACGACGATACGCGCCAGAATCTTAGGACTCCATGAACAAAATGTTGTCGGGAAGATAAACGGCAAGCCATTCACGCTGGCTGGAAACAATGATCGCGCCATTTGGCAAAGAAGTGGTGTCGGGAAGCGACGTTCGCCGCCAAAAAGTGGCAGCAAGCGTCTTTGATGACATTTCGGTGCACCGTCGTGCCCTTGGCGACCGGATGCCTTCGAAACATCCTTTTGGGTGGTAATCCTATGAACTCGGATGGAGTGCGCTATCCGGCTAATGCGTCTTCACATGCGGTCGTTTACGCGAGTGGAGGGGGGCCCGCAGTAGCTTGGTGCGACCGTTCGTTTTGGTGTTTGCGTTAGTGAAAGTGTGACCATGGCCTCGGATACCGTCGTTTCGAATTACAGCCCGACCCCGTCTTTTCTGAATACCGGTATTTCGGGACATCAGTCGCCGGCCAAGATGCTGGAATTGTCAGACGGGCGCGTCCTGTATGTCTGGGCGAACAACGCGGACAGCGACAACACGACGACCATGACGTTGCAGGGCCGGATCGTATTTCCGAACGGCACTGTAGCGACCGACCAGTTTGCCTTGCCCGGTCTGCCGGCCATCGACGGGTTCGACGGCTACGACTGGGACAACCTCGACATCGATCTGCTCAAAGACGGCAAGGTCATCGTAAGCTACGTGCGCAACTCGGCGGAAGCTGGCGATGACGAACCGATCTTTTCGATTTTCCAGCCGACAGCCACAGGCTTGTCGACTGTGGTCGCGGCATCGCCGATCCAGACAAGCGACACGACCTGGTTCGAATCACCGCCGGTCACGACCGTTTTGGACAACGGT
Protein-coding sequences here:
- a CDS encoding LysR family transcriptional regulator, yielding MRLEWLEDILAIAETGSFSGAAERRRLTQSAFSRRVQQIEGYIGVELFDRGHKPIRMRPTTLAQSEQIAQLTLGLRQLVVDLRRGERLSSNKVVVACQHSLTTVRLPQLLRDMPEQADDVYIRLRSANLDECTGLLLSRQADIAIVFRLPNEAGDFNDDFIEVIVIGSDRFLPVFNAPLALAGQGGLREIPAIAYPSEVFFGSVMERRILPHLDPAHVYVPKVETALTLAAVEMAAAGVGVAWVPASLARGHIEAGRLIDLSSALPACDLDISAMRLEGSASQAAEGFWERLLKA
- a CDS encoding LytTR family DNA-binding domain-containing protein, with the translated sequence MQYRAGNNFRGVRVRSTEGTTFWVTADSLADYVLHPVFLRFFAVVIFIFALLDHRPDFNAFDGWGMALLWSAVAATALLWIALCSPVIAAMLKRRLIVQVYTPVILIPMAVFAEIVIQLVTTYAGGAAWQAPSDMLQYVARDVIVVLLVDLLHANYVVHAHPLAQTGKPDTLSPVPTPLPDPPRPAARLPEPEATPPAEPVQDMRATDTVPEIVMVRIGPAVMPLASILVVRTEDHYLGVTSRSGKALHRAKMADVAELHSGLFGMQINRSVWIAYSAVKEVIEAESRQIIVQLVTGDEERVSKPRVLAFRQAYAKYRAGHVAAG
- the cuyA gene encoding D-cysteate sulfo-lyase, producing MHLARFPRVHLAHLPTPLERLDRLTAELGGPEIWIKRDDCTGLSTGGNKTRKLEFLMAEAMAQGADTVMTQGATQSNHARQTAAFAAKLGLACHILLEDRTGSNDANYNGNGNVLLDHLHGATTSKRAGGMDMQAEMEAVAERLRGEGRKVYLIPGGGSNATGALGYVNCAFELVGQANDRSLLIDHIVTATGSAGTQAGLITGLKAINAGIPLTGIGVRAPKEKQEENVFALARKTAEKLGCPDVVSRADVVADCSYVGQGYGIPRDDTLEAIRMFAQLEGILLDPVYSGKGAAGLIDYCRNGRFKKGERVVFLHTGGSAALFGYVASFAQDQTSLAVG
- the cuyB gene encoding cysteate racemase translates to MMRRVGILGGMGPEATILLMQKVLGAVQAQDDADHIPLIVDQNPQVPSRIRRLIEGHGDDPGPVLADMARRLVAGGAEALAMPCNTAHHYAPVVRAATEVPFLDMVQASVDHAAGLRPAGGLVGILASPAVRMVGLFDAPFATRGLSAVYPSDDAALLAAIRLVKAGGPQAQARDALARASADLLARGAVVQMIACTEFSLIPDAVVPTAAAFDTLDCLVAEIVAFSKRC